In the genome of Chryseobacterium arthrosphaerae, one region contains:
- the thrA gene encoding bifunctional aspartate kinase/homoserine dehydrogenase I, translating into MKILKFGGTSVANAQNIILVEKIIKKESLKDRIVVIVSALHGVTDQLIKGAESASAKDETYLQIIKALEEKHINLVKELIPVLAQSSWLSFVKKHFNDIEDICNGIFVLGELTDKIKDRITSYGEFLSSSIIAARLQHEELDCLWMNSAELIKTDSNFTNAKVDFAITENNLKIYLNEHQNAVIIGPGFVASDQKNSPTTLGRGGSDYTASIIAAAIDAKELQIWTDVSGMMTADPRLATNAKPIAEISYHEAMELSHFGAKVLYPPSIQPVMIRNIDLFIKNTFAPEAPGTLISHHPKVSESEKQQVAVGVSNMSRIALLTLEGSGMVGIPGISAKLFHCLSQEKINVILITQGSSEHSITIAIHEKDIFQAENAINSAFADDINMKRVYAVKIETGLSIVALVGENMKSRSGVSARMFSCLGNNGINIRAIAQGSSERNISIVITEKDSKKAVNVLHEEFFESEIKQIHLYICGIGNVGSKLIQQIYDQNAYLQENFSINLRIAGISNSRNMLFSDQGISYENYLSWNDQSTKASVQDFAGEIISRNLRNSVFVDVTASPEVPKVYQSLLERSINIVACNKIAASSDFEVYKALKNTARNHNCSFYFETNVGAGLPVIGTISDLIKSGDKINSIQAVLSGTLNFVFNHYDGSRTFSEVVAQAQKEGYTEPDPRLDLSGTDVARKILILAREAGYPLEFKDIENIGFLPEECMQGDVDDFYEKLTQYEDHFKNLFNNAKQEGKILKYTAEFKEGKAKVGLQHVAPDSDLYHLYGKDNIVIFKTIRYSEQPLVVKGAGAGAEVTASGVFADIIRSI; encoded by the coding sequence ATGAAAATCTTAAAATTCGGCGGAACATCTGTCGCCAATGCTCAAAATATTATTCTTGTAGAAAAGATTATAAAAAAAGAATCACTGAAAGACAGGATTGTTGTAATTGTATCTGCACTTCACGGCGTTACCGATCAACTGATCAAAGGGGCAGAATCTGCTTCTGCGAAAGATGAAACTTATCTTCAGATCATCAAAGCCCTCGAAGAAAAACATATTAATCTCGTAAAAGAACTGATCCCCGTGTTGGCACAAAGTTCATGGTTAAGCTTTGTTAAAAAACATTTCAATGATATTGAAGACATCTGCAATGGTATTTTTGTGCTGGGTGAACTGACAGATAAAATAAAAGACAGAATTACTTCCTATGGCGAATTTCTTTCTTCCAGCATTATCGCAGCAAGACTTCAGCATGAAGAGCTGGACTGTTTATGGATGAACTCTGCAGAACTTATCAAAACAGACAGCAATTTTACAAATGCCAAAGTAGATTTCGCCATCACCGAAAATAATCTAAAAATCTATCTCAACGAACATCAGAACGCTGTCATTATCGGACCGGGATTCGTTGCCAGTGATCAGAAAAATAGCCCGACAACATTGGGAAGAGGCGGTTCTGATTACACAGCCTCTATCATTGCGGCAGCTATTGATGCAAAAGAATTACAGATCTGGACAGATGTAAGCGGTATGATGACTGCTGATCCCCGTCTGGCAACCAATGCCAAACCCATTGCAGAGATCTCTTATCATGAAGCGATGGAACTTTCTCATTTTGGAGCCAAAGTACTCTATCCGCCATCCATTCAGCCTGTAATGATCAGAAACATTGATCTTTTTATAAAAAATACATTTGCTCCTGAAGCACCGGGAACGTTGATTTCTCATCATCCTAAAGTGTCAGAAAGTGAAAAACAGCAGGTAGCAGTAGGAGTTTCCAATATGAGCCGTATTGCCCTCCTTACTTTAGAAGGCAGCGGAATGGTAGGTATTCCGGGAATTTCCGCAAAGTTATTCCATTGTCTCAGCCAGGAAAAAATCAATGTCATTCTTATCACACAAGGATCTTCCGAACATTCTATAACAATTGCCATTCATGAAAAAGATATTTTCCAGGCAGAAAATGCTATCAATTCGGCATTCGCTGATGATATCAATATGAAAAGAGTGTATGCTGTAAAAATTGAAACCGGACTCTCTATTGTAGCACTGGTAGGAGAAAATATGAAAAGCAGAAGCGGTGTAAGCGCCAGAATGTTCAGCTGCCTCGGAAATAACGGCATCAATATAAGAGCCATAGCACAGGGCTCGTCCGAAAGGAATATCAGTATTGTCATTACAGAAAAGGACAGTAAAAAAGCGGTGAATGTACTTCATGAAGAATTCTTTGAGTCGGAAATAAAGCAAATCCATCTTTACATCTGCGGAATCGGAAATGTAGGTTCAAAGCTGATCCAGCAGATTTATGATCAGAATGCTTATCTGCAGGAAAACTTTTCAATCAATCTTAGAATTGCGGGGATCTCCAACAGCCGTAATATGCTGTTTTCAGATCAGGGGATTTCTTACGAAAACTACCTCAGCTGGAATGATCAGAGTACAAAAGCCTCTGTTCAGGATTTTGCCGGGGAGATCATATCTCGGAACTTAAGAAACTCCGTATTTGTTGACGTCACAGCAAGCCCCGAAGTCCCGAAGGTCTATCAAAGCTTATTGGAAAGAAGCATCAATATCGTAGCCTGCAATAAAATAGCGGCTTCATCAGATTTTGAAGTGTATAAAGCACTCAAAAATACCGCCAGAAACCACAACTGCAGTTTCTATTTTGAGACCAATGTAGGAGCAGGACTTCCGGTTATAGGAACCATCAGTGATCTGATCAAAAGTGGTGACAAAATCAACTCGATTCAGGCAGTGCTGAGCGGAACGTTAAACTTTGTCTTCAACCATTATGACGGCAGCAGAACATTCTCTGAAGTAGTGGCACAGGCGCAGAAAGAAGGATATACAGAACCGGATCCAAGGCTTGATCTTTCCGGGACTGATGTGGCCAGAAAGATCCTGATCCTTGCCCGTGAAGCAGGATATCCTCTGGAGTTTAAAGATATTGAGAATATCGGTTTTCTGCCGGAAGAATGCATGCAGGGAGATGTAGATGATTTTTATGAAAAGCTGACACAGTATGAGGATCATTTTAAAAACCTTTTTAATAATGCCAAACAGGAAGGCAAAATATTAAAATATACGGCAGAGTTCAAAGAGGGAAAGGCAAAAGTAGGATTACAGCATGTAGCCCCTGACAGTGATCTCTACCATCTTTACGGCAAAGACAATATCGTCATTTTTAAAACCATTAGGTATTCTGAACAGCCATTAGTGGTAAAAGGAGCAGGAGCGGGAGCTGAAGTAACCGCCAGTGGAGTTTTTGCAGATATTATCCGTTCAATTTAA
- a CDS encoding homoserine kinase, with protein MKKVKLKVPATVANLVCGFDILGMAVHNPYDEMEFKLLDTPEIIIKHQDAFGLPEKASENVAGIVLLKIQEHLNLSHGFEVIIRKHIKPGSGLGSSAASAAGAAFGANLLLKNILSKDEMVHFAMFGEELASGVRHADNIAPCLYGGITLVKSADPVDIIPLNAPQLFVAAVHPQVEVKTSDSRQILKKNISLKSAVEQWGNIAGLIAGIQKNDFSLIGRSLHDVIIEPVRSILIPKFDEIKLKSLEMGALGGGISGSGPSVFMLTEQKETAEKISQMMKSVYDSTGIESFVYVSKINPSGIQIVEEAYP; from the coding sequence ATGAAAAAAGTAAAATTAAAAGTACCCGCCACTGTAGCTAACCTGGTGTGTGGATTTGACATTCTGGGAATGGCTGTACATAATCCTTATGATGAAATGGAATTTAAATTACTGGATACTCCTGAGATCATCATCAAGCATCAGGATGCATTCGGGCTTCCTGAAAAAGCTTCGGAAAATGTTGCAGGGATTGTCCTGCTAAAGATTCAGGAACACCTTAACCTGTCCCATGGTTTTGAAGTAATAATCCGGAAACATATAAAACCCGGGAGCGGGCTCGGCTCCAGTGCGGCAAGTGCCGCAGGAGCCGCCTTTGGGGCCAATCTTTTATTAAAAAACATTCTATCAAAAGACGAAATGGTTCATTTTGCCATGTTTGGAGAAGAACTTGCTTCCGGAGTCCGTCATGCAGATAATATTGCTCCATGCCTTTACGGAGGAATCACCTTGGTAAAATCTGCTGATCCTGTTGATATCATCCCCTTGAATGCTCCCCAACTATTCGTAGCTGCCGTGCATCCTCAGGTTGAAGTGAAAACTTCAGATTCCAGACAGATCTTGAAGAAAAATATTTCTTTGAAAAGCGCTGTGGAGCAGTGGGGAAATATTGCCGGACTGATAGCCGGAATTCAGAAAAATGATTTTTCACTGATAGGAAGAAGCCTTCATGATGTCATCATAGAACCTGTCCGCAGCATTCTGATTCCGAAGTTTGACGAAATCAAACTGAAAAGCCTTGAAATGGGAGCTTTAGGAGGAGGAATATCAGGATCCGGCCCTTCAGTATTCATGCTTACCGAACAAAAAGAAACTGCGGAAAAAATTTCACAGATGATGAAATCTGTCTATGACAGCACAGGCATTGAAAGCTTTGTCTATGTTTCTAAAATAAACCCTTCGGGAATTCAGATTGTCGAAGAAGCTTACCCATAA
- the thrC gene encoding threonine synthase — protein sequence MIYYNLKDHQEKIDFKNATIKGQGNEKGLFFPERIPQFEEEFIHNLHRYTHEEIAYRCMKDFVGDEIPSEILQEIVAETVNFDIPLVKINNQIAVLELFHGPTLAFKDIGARFMSRCLSYFLKDQKKKVTVLVATSGDTGGAVAHGFYKLPGINVVILYPKNRVSPVQEKQLTALGENISALEVDGSFDDCQNMVKLAFADAEINAKLLLTSANSINVARWLPQQIYYLIAYQQWIQQQNENPVISVPSGNFGNICAGLLAHFRGMPADHFIAACNDNHVIPDYLETQKFQPHTAVPTLSNAMDVGNPSNFVRIMELFGNQFDALKNTVSAYSVNDQETMNTITRIYQKYNYLLDPHTAVAFASLEKYLEENPGKKGFILGTAHPVKFPDAVEKAIHTSIEIPGSLNGLMKKEKKTVEINSDFEELKRFLLHKI from the coding sequence ATGATATACTATAATTTAAAAGATCATCAGGAAAAAATTGATTTCAAAAATGCAACAATAAAAGGACAGGGAAATGAAAAAGGACTTTTCTTCCCGGAAAGGATTCCTCAGTTTGAAGAGGAATTTATTCACAATCTTCATCGCTATACCCACGAAGAAATTGCATACCGGTGTATGAAAGATTTTGTGGGTGATGAGATCCCTTCGGAAATTTTGCAGGAAATTGTTGCAGAAACTGTGAACTTTGATATTCCTTTGGTAAAGATCAATAATCAAATTGCTGTTTTAGAATTATTTCACGGTCCCACTTTAGCATTTAAAGATATAGGAGCCAGATTCATGAGCCGCTGCCTCTCCTATTTTCTGAAGGATCAAAAGAAAAAAGTGACCGTTCTTGTAGCAACTTCAGGCGATACGGGAGGAGCTGTCGCACATGGATTCTATAAACTTCCGGGGATCAATGTGGTCATACTTTATCCCAAAAACAGGGTAAGTCCGGTTCAGGAAAAGCAGCTTACCGCATTAGGAGAAAATATTTCCGCTCTGGAGGTTGACGGCAGTTTTGACGATTGCCAGAATATGGTGAAACTGGCTTTTGCAGATGCGGAAATCAATGCAAAGCTGCTTTTGACATCTGCCAATTCTATTAATGTAGCCAGATGGCTGCCTCAACAGATTTATTATCTTATCGCTTATCAGCAATGGATTCAGCAGCAGAATGAAAATCCGGTCATCAGTGTTCCCAGCGGAAACTTCGGAAATATCTGTGCAGGGCTTCTTGCCCATTTCAGAGGGATGCCTGCAGACCATTTCATCGCAGCATGTAACGATAACCATGTCATTCCAGACTATCTGGAAACACAGAAGTTTCAGCCGCATACAGCAGTGCCTACCCTATCCAATGCAATGGATGTGGGGAATCCAAGCAATTTTGTAAGAATTATGGAACTTTTCGGAAATCAGTTTGATGCTTTAAAAAATACAGTATCTGCCTACTCTGTCAATGATCAGGAAACCATGAATACCATTACCAGGATATATCAAAAGTATAACTATCTCCTTGATCCTCATACTGCCGTAGCATTTGCTTCCCTTGAAAAATATCTGGAAGAGAATCCAGGAAAAAAAGGATTCATTCTGGGTACCGCACACCCGGTAAAATTCCCTGATGCGGTGGAAAAAGCCATTCATACCAGCATAGAAATTCCCGGATCTCTGAACGGGCTGATGAAAAAGGAGAAAAAAACTGTAGAAATAAATTCAGATTTTGAAGAATTAAAACGATTTTTGCTTCATAAAATTTGA
- the folB gene encoding dihydroneopterin aldolase produces MSKIYLEDVKIYAYHGVLPEENIIGTYYILNAELHTDLWKAAGSDDLHDTISYADINDILHNEMKIKSKLLEHVAGRIITKIHDSFPQIDYIKLRITKTAPPMQGEMKGASVELEKSFKPQN; encoded by the coding sequence ATGAGCAAAATATATCTTGAAGATGTAAAAATATATGCTTACCATGGCGTTCTTCCCGAAGAGAACATTATCGGTACCTATTATATTCTCAATGCAGAGCTTCATACCGACCTGTGGAAGGCTGCCGGATCTGATGATCTGCATGACACGATAAGTTATGCAGACATCAATGATATTCTGCACAATGAAATGAAGATAAAATCTAAACTTCTGGAACATGTGGCAGGAAGGATTATTACCAAAATTCACGACAGTTTTCCACAGATCGATTATATAAAACTGAGAATCACCAAAACCGCTCCACCCATGCAGGGGGAAATGAAAGGTGCCAGTGTAGAATTGGAAAAAAGCTTCAAACCTCAAAATTAA